One segment of Streptosporangium brasiliense DNA contains the following:
- a CDS encoding ABC transporter permease, translated as MTDIRYIVRSEWIKLGSVRSTWWCLGVATLLVPVFGALTALSVDPVEAAALPKAWLVEGGFDPLEPLSAVLLAQFAFGVLGVLTVTSEYSTGQIRSSLLAVPQRRRLLTAKLAVLAAAVAAVASALTFGTFFLTQALYPDGLGIGLGDGGAWKALLGSVAYTVFIAVFGFAVGAAVRGTGAAVTVFMAVTFVVMSALPAVLPSSLQEQAVHYTFIGLARSLTTLQPDPQPGMPVAALLLAAYAALVLVPVLLLAERRDD; from the coding sequence ATGACAGACATTCGGTACATCGTGCGGTCGGAGTGGATCAAGCTCGGGTCGGTGCGGTCGACGTGGTGGTGCCTGGGGGTGGCGACGCTGCTCGTGCCGGTGTTCGGAGCGCTGACGGCGTTGTCGGTCGATCCGGTCGAAGCGGCGGCGCTGCCCAAGGCTTGGCTGGTGGAGGGCGGGTTCGACCCGCTTGAGCCGCTGAGCGCCGTACTGCTGGCGCAGTTCGCGTTCGGGGTGCTGGGAGTGCTGACGGTCACGTCGGAGTACTCGACGGGGCAGATCCGCAGCTCGCTGCTGGCCGTTCCGCAGCGGCGGCGGCTCTTGACGGCGAAGCTGGCGGTGCTGGCCGCGGCGGTCGCGGCGGTGGCGTCGGCGCTCACGTTCGGGACGTTCTTCCTGACCCAGGCCCTCTACCCGGACGGGCTCGGGATCGGGCTGGGCGATGGCGGCGCGTGGAAGGCCCTGCTCGGCAGCGTCGCCTACACGGTCTTCATCGCGGTGTTCGGGTTCGCGGTCGGTGCGGCAGTGCGCGGGACGGGGGCGGCGGTCACGGTGTTCATGGCGGTGACGTTCGTGGTGATGAGCGCCCTGCCCGCGGTGCTCCCCAGCTCGCTGCAGGAGCAGGCTGTCCACTACACCTTCATCGGGCTCGCCAGATCGCTGACGACGCTCCAGCCGGATCCGCAGCCGGGAATGCCCGTGGCCGCCCTGCTCCTGGCCGCCTACGCCGCCCTCGTGCTGGTCCCGGTGCTGCTGCTGGCGGAGCGGCGGGACGACTGA
- a CDS encoding response regulator: MIRVMLADDQALLRVSLSALLNTEPGMRVVGTAENGVEATELAVALRPDVVLMDVRMPGMNGIDATRKITEDPSIRVVILTSFDLDEYVFAGLRAGASGFLLKDSPPEDLLTAIRVVAAGEALLTPAATRRLIERFTATPPSLADRLPESTPSRKVLATLTDRERDVLTRVARGMSNAEIAADLVLATSTVKTHLTNLLAKTAARDRAQLVIFAYGSGLTTAP, encoded by the coding sequence ATGATCCGAGTCATGCTCGCCGATGACCAGGCCCTCCTCCGGGTCTCGCTCTCGGCCCTCCTGAACACCGAACCGGGCATGCGGGTCGTGGGCACCGCGGAGAACGGTGTCGAGGCGACGGAGCTGGCCGTAGCCCTCCGCCCCGACGTGGTGTTGATGGATGTGCGCATGCCGGGAATGAACGGCATAGACGCCACCCGGAAGATCACCGAAGACCCGTCGATCCGCGTCGTCATCCTGACCTCGTTCGACCTGGACGAATACGTCTTCGCCGGCCTCCGCGCGGGCGCCAGCGGCTTCCTCCTGAAGGACTCACCCCCGGAGGACCTCCTGACGGCGATCCGCGTGGTCGCGGCCGGCGAGGCCCTGCTGACCCCGGCGGCGACCCGTCGCCTGATCGAACGCTTCACCGCCACACCTCCGTCCCTCGCCGACCGCCTCCCCGAATCCACCCCGTCCCGCAAGGTCCTCGCCACCCTCACCGACCGGGAACGAGACGTCCTGACCCGGGTGGCCCGAGGCATGTCCAACGCCGAGATAGCCGCCGACCTGGTCCTGGCCACCAGCACGGTCAAAACCCACCTGACCAACCTGCTCGCCAAAACAGCGGCCCGCGACCGAGCCCAACTGGTCATCTTCGCCTACGGATCCGGCCTGACCACCGCACCCTAG
- a CDS encoding YciI family protein has translation MQYLVSVIDDKSNPGSTDRRPAISAFNERLIAEGYWVFSGGLADTDAATVIDNRGEQAVFSDGPFVESKEYLAGVWVWEAPDLDVALKLAAEASKVCDRKVEVRPFL, from the coding sequence ATGCAGTACCTGGTTTCCGTGATCGACGACAAGAGCAATCCCGGTAGCACGGACAGGCGACCTGCCATCAGCGCGTTCAACGAACGACTGATCGCCGAGGGCTACTGGGTTTTCTCGGGTGGACTCGCGGACACCGACGCGGCCACGGTCATCGACAACCGGGGTGAGCAGGCGGTGTTCAGCGACGGGCCTTTCGTGGAGTCGAAGGAGTACCTCGCCGGCGTCTGGGTGTGGGAGGCCCCCGATCTGGATGTGGCGCTCAAGCTCGCCGCCGAGGCGTCGAAGGTCTGCGATCGGAAGGTCGAGGTGCGGCCGTTCCTGTGA
- a CDS encoding MFS transporter → MSQPSTLRTSRRKSVGAEPAHGVPGWLIALLAVATGTTVANLYYAQPLLSSLRDVFHISTATAGALITLTQVGYVIGMLFLVPLGDRLEKRGLITALLTITALALVAAGLATGFPMLLAASMISGATSVVAQILVPFAASLAPDHARGRIVGRVMSGLLTGVLLSRTLSSLVSDVAGWRVVYLGSAVLMAVLAVTLRVALPQHARTTSVPYHHVLRSTVTLVRTHPELLRRGLYQAAMFGAFSAFWTTVSYVLTGPDFHYSPVGVGMFALVGAAGAAIAPLAGHWADRRLARPMTGAALAVAALAFAVAGFGQHSIVLIALAAIVLDMAVQATLILGQHTIYQLDPNARARLNSAFIATFFLGGALGSEFGSIAYHAGGWGAVSVLGTALPVLALLYWITEHRGPGRRRPGGDSDAPLAVTA, encoded by the coding sequence GTGTCCCAGCCATCCACACTTCGCACTTCACGCCGGAAGAGCGTCGGCGCAGAGCCCGCTCACGGCGTACCGGGCTGGCTGATCGCCCTGCTGGCCGTCGCCACCGGTACGACGGTCGCCAACCTCTACTACGCGCAGCCCTTGCTCTCGTCGCTGCGCGACGTCTTCCATATCAGCACCGCCACCGCGGGTGCGTTGATCACCCTCACCCAGGTCGGCTACGTGATCGGCATGCTCTTCCTGGTCCCCCTCGGCGACCGACTGGAGAAGCGCGGCCTGATCACCGCACTGCTGACGATCACCGCCCTCGCCCTGGTCGCGGCCGGTCTCGCGACCGGCTTCCCCATGCTGCTGGCCGCCTCGATGATCAGCGGTGCCACGTCGGTCGTCGCCCAGATCCTGGTCCCTTTCGCCGCGAGCCTGGCCCCTGACCACGCGCGCGGCCGCATTGTCGGTCGGGTGATGAGTGGCCTGCTCACCGGTGTTCTGCTGTCCCGCACGCTCAGCAGCCTGGTCTCCGACGTCGCGGGCTGGCGCGTCGTCTACCTCGGCTCCGCCGTCCTGATGGCGGTCCTGGCCGTGACGTTGCGGGTTGCGCTGCCCCAGCACGCGCGTACCACGTCCGTGCCGTACCACCATGTGCTGCGCTCCACGGTGACACTGGTGCGCACACACCCGGAGTTGCTGCGCCGCGGCCTGTACCAGGCGGCGATGTTCGGTGCCTTCAGCGCCTTCTGGACCACCGTCTCCTACGTCCTCACCGGCCCCGACTTCCACTACTCCCCCGTCGGCGTCGGCATGTTCGCGCTCGTGGGAGCCGCCGGTGCGGCCATCGCCCCGCTCGCCGGCCACTGGGCCGACCGCAGGCTGGCCCGGCCCATGACCGGCGCCGCGCTCGCCGTCGCCGCGCTGGCCTTTGCCGTCGCAGGCTTCGGTCAGCACAGCATCGTGCTGATCGCCCTGGCCGCCATCGTCCTCGACATGGCCGTCCAGGCCACCCTCATCCTCGGCCAGCACACCATCTACCAGCTCGACCCCAACGCCCGAGCCCGCCTCAACAGCGCCTTCATCGCCACCTTCTTCCTCGGTGGCGCCCTCGGATCCGAGTTCGGCTCCATCGCCTACCACGCCGGCGGCTGGGGCGCGGTCAGTGTCCTCGGCACGGCCCTGCCGGTCCTGGCACTGCTCTACTGGATCACTGAGCACCGGGGCCCTGGCCGACGCCGCCCCGGAGGTGACAGCGATGCCCCCCTGGCCGTCACCGCATGA
- a CDS encoding LysR family transcriptional regulator — translation MEVVVAVAEAGGFTAAARRLHVVQSAVSGTVRTLEREFGTPLFTRTTHRVSLTPAGEAFVPAARAALRAAELAREAVDAAKGELRGRVTVGTMQGVWAGLHHALAALRSEHPGVLVQLRQAAVADIRHALREGTVDLAVMALDRQQQRGLVTRLLSREDMVLVASPQRDLIVRTAEGRVELAEVARLPLVDFTPGWAIRHAVDRAFRAAGVDRSTTFEVNDIVAASELVRNNLGVCIMPPSIANHFPDLPTYRFARHAPSWRVMVVRPPGEPPAAVAALLRHIT, via the coding sequence ATGGAAGTCGTCGTCGCGGTGGCTGAGGCAGGTGGGTTCACGGCGGCGGCGAGGCGCCTGCACGTGGTCCAGTCCGCTGTCTCCGGCACGGTCCGCACCCTTGAACGCGAGTTCGGCACTCCGCTGTTCACCCGGACCACACACCGCGTGTCGCTCACGCCGGCCGGTGAAGCATTCGTACCCGCGGCACGAGCGGCGCTGCGCGCCGCCGAACTGGCGCGCGAGGCGGTCGACGCGGCCAAGGGAGAACTGCGCGGCCGGGTGACCGTCGGCACGATGCAGGGTGTTTGGGCGGGACTGCACCACGCACTGGCCGCGCTGCGGTCGGAGCACCCGGGAGTGCTGGTCCAGTTACGCCAGGCGGCGGTGGCCGACATCCGGCACGCCCTGCGCGAGGGCACCGTGGATCTGGCGGTGATGGCGCTCGACCGCCAGCAGCAGCGGGGGCTCGTGACCCGGCTGCTGTCCCGCGAGGACATGGTCCTGGTGGCTTCACCACAGCGGGATCTCATCGTGAGAACTGCTGAGGGCAGGGTCGAACTGGCCGAGGTCGCCCGGCTGCCCCTGGTGGACTTCACCCCCGGCTGGGCGATCCGCCACGCCGTCGACCGGGCCTTTCGCGCCGCCGGCGTCGACCGCAGCACAACCTTCGAGGTCAACGACATCGTGGCCGCGTCCGAGCTGGTCCGCAACAACCTGGGCGTCTGCATCATGCCCCCGTCCATCGCGAACCACTTCCCCGACCTGCCAACGTACCGGTTCGCCCGGCACGCACCCAGTTGGAGGGTGATGGTGGTACGGCCCCCGGGCGAGCCGCCCGCGGCGGTCGCGGCATTGCTGCGGCACATCACCTGA
- a CDS encoding GntR family transcriptional regulator, with translation MIVIDAGSPVPPFEQLRAQLARQIQDRTLAVGARLPTIRHLAADLGLAVNTVGRAYRELEEAGLIETRGRAGSFVSAAGEEGRERARRAAADYAAVIASVGIDAAEAIRIVQAALTSGAAAPASS, from the coding sequence GTGATCGTCATTGATGCGGGCTCACCGGTCCCGCCGTTCGAGCAGCTGCGGGCCCAGCTCGCCCGGCAGATCCAGGACCGCACGCTGGCCGTAGGCGCCCGGCTGCCGACCATCCGCCACCTGGCGGCCGACCTCGGCCTGGCCGTCAACACGGTCGGCCGGGCCTACCGGGAGCTGGAGGAGGCGGGGCTGATCGAGACGCGCGGGCGGGCGGGCTCGTTCGTGTCGGCCGCCGGTGAGGAGGGCCGGGAGCGGGCCCGCCGGGCCGCCGCCGACTACGCGGCCGTGATCGCCAGCGTCGGCATCGACGCGGCCGAGGCGATCCGCATCGTGCAGGCGGCTCTGACGTCCGGCGCGGCGGCACCGGCCTCGTCATGA
- a CDS encoding IS110 family transposase, with amino-acid sequence MDLESRAKEAEEAQVVIGIETDRGLWVQALVAAGYTVLAVNPLQAARYRERLSVSGAKSDAADAPMPADMVRTDSHQLRPVAGHSPEAAAIQAALRTEHLGRPAAVTAAYAATIGSAVAVLTMLGEQIKALQGQGEDRFGRHPAAEIILSQPGLGPVPGAREPAEFGDPEGREKGWRLNMSIVQRSVSPFIAVSSALSNAGATAVGRGGG; translated from the coding sequence CTGGACCTTGAGTCCCGCGCAAAGGAGGCCGAAGAGGCCCAGGTGGTGATCGGGATCGAGACCGACCGTGGCCTGTGGGTGCAGGCACTGGTCGCCGCCGGGTACACGGTGCTGGCGGTCAACCCGCTGCAGGCGGCGCGGTACCGGGAACGGCTGAGCGTCTCGGGCGCCAAGAGCGACGCGGCCGACGCGCCCATGCCGGCCGACATGGTCCGCACCGACTCCCACCAGCTGCGCCCGGTCGCCGGCCACAGCCCCGAGGCCGCCGCGATCCAGGCCGCGCTGCGCACAGAGCACCTGGGTCGGCCGGCGGCCGTGACCGCTGCCTACGCCGCCACCATCGGCTCAGCGGTGGCGGTCCTCACCATGCTGGGCGAGCAGATCAAGGCCCTGCAAGGGCAGGGGGAGGACCGTTTCGGCCGACACCCGGCCGCTGAGATCATCTTGTCGCAGCCTGGGCTGGGACCGGTTCCGGGCGCCCGGGAGCCGGCAGAGTTCGGCGACCCCGAAGGCCGCGAGAAGGGTTGGCGTCTGAACATGTCAATAGTGCAGCGTTCCGTGTCGCCTTTCATCGCTGTATCAAGTGCGCTCTCGAATGCGGGCGCTACTGCAGTTGGTCGCGGCGGCGGGTGA
- a CDS encoding RNA polymerase sigma factor, translating to MSDVEEAITLAHRDEWARVVAALTRRFGDLDIAEEAAAEAFATAVERWPADGVPPNPGAWLTTTANRKAIDRIRRENKRDDKHREAQMTYDDPPEPVGAIDDDRLRLIFTCCHPALAMEARVALTLRMVGGLTVPEIARAFLVQGATMERRITRAKAKIKAARIPCRMPSADDLPARVSGVLAVLFLVFNEGYLASGPDTDPVRHDLTTEAIRLTRLIRALLPQDGEVAGLLALMLLIEARRPARVSAGGELVPLAEQDRGAWDAELIAEGHRLVRERLAAAAAGVAPGRYQILAAINAVHTSARDIRDTDWSQVLTLYDQLVRLDPSPIIALNRAIAAAELDGPEVALAIVDRLAEALAGYHAYHATRADLLRRLGQSQQSRAAYDRAIELAGNTGETAYLTRRRDQLQ from the coding sequence GTGAGCGACGTCGAGGAGGCGATCACCCTGGCCCACCGCGACGAGTGGGCGCGGGTGGTGGCCGCCCTGACCAGGCGTTTCGGTGACCTCGACATCGCCGAGGAGGCGGCTGCCGAGGCGTTCGCGACCGCCGTGGAGCGGTGGCCGGCCGACGGCGTACCGCCCAATCCCGGCGCCTGGCTGACCACCACCGCCAACCGCAAGGCCATCGACCGGATCCGGCGTGAGAACAAGCGCGACGACAAGCACAGGGAGGCTCAGATGACGTACGACGACCCGCCCGAGCCTGTTGGCGCCATCGATGACGACCGGCTCCGACTGATCTTCACCTGCTGTCACCCGGCGCTGGCGATGGAAGCCCGCGTGGCGTTGACGCTGCGCATGGTCGGCGGTCTGACCGTGCCCGAGATCGCCCGTGCCTTCCTGGTGCAGGGGGCCACCATGGAGCGGCGCATCACCCGCGCGAAGGCCAAGATCAAGGCGGCTCGCATCCCCTGTCGGATGCCGTCCGCCGACGATCTGCCGGCTCGTGTCTCCGGCGTCCTGGCCGTCCTGTTCCTCGTCTTCAACGAGGGCTACCTGGCCAGCGGCCCCGACACCGACCCCGTACGACACGACCTGACCACCGAGGCGATCCGGCTCACCCGCCTGATCCGCGCGCTCCTGCCGCAGGACGGAGAAGTGGCCGGGCTGCTGGCGCTGATGCTGCTCATCGAGGCCCGCCGCCCCGCCCGGGTCTCGGCCGGCGGCGAACTGGTCCCCCTGGCCGAGCAGGACCGCGGCGCCTGGGACGCGGAACTGATCGCCGAAGGTCATCGGCTGGTGCGCGAGCGCCTGGCCGCTGCCGCTGCCGGGGTGGCTCCGGGTCGCTATCAGATTCTCGCGGCGATCAACGCGGTGCACACCTCCGCCCGCGACATCCGCGACACCGACTGGTCGCAGGTCCTCACCCTCTACGACCAGCTCGTCCGCCTCGACCCCTCGCCGATCATCGCCCTCAACCGGGCCATCGCCGCGGCCGAGCTCGACGGGCCGGAGGTGGCACTGGCCATCGTTGACCGCCTCGCCGAGGCGCTGGCCGGCTATCACGCCTACCACGCCACCCGCGCCGACCTGCTGCGCCGGCTGGGCCAGAGTCAGCAGTCACGCGCGGCCTACGACCGGGCCATCGAGCTGGCCGGCAACACCGGCGAGACCGCCTACCTCACCCGCCGCCGCGACCAACTGCAGTAG
- a CDS encoding sigma-70 family RNA polymerase sigma factor, producing the protein MPESEGTDLLERHRTALTGYCYRMLGSPFEAEDAVQETLVRAWRSLDRFDEGRAPLRSWLYAIATNVCLDMLRGARRRARAVDLGPSVQAGPDLGAPLPESAFVQPAPDGRLLPVGGDPAELAAQRDTIRLAFVAALQHLPPRQRAVLILRDVLCCRADEVARLLDTTVASVTSALQRARAKLRAVSADPGEPYQPMDRAQRRLLARYCDAFERHDVEAMMALLHEDAVTSMPPFLWWLRGRAAIRRALLAAGRPCAGARLVPTTANGSPAFAQYRPTGPGGGLEPFALVVLSLSGGLIVEVTTHLDADRLFPLFGLPDALEPEATS; encoded by the coding sequence ATGCCTGAGTCCGAGGGAACGGACCTGCTGGAGCGGCACCGGACCGCCCTGACCGGTTACTGCTACCGGATGCTCGGCTCACCGTTCGAGGCGGAGGACGCCGTGCAGGAGACCTTGGTGCGCGCCTGGCGGAGTCTCGACCGGTTCGACGAGGGCCGTGCGCCGCTGCGGTCGTGGCTCTACGCCATCGCCACCAATGTCTGCCTCGACATGCTGCGGGGCGCGCGGCGCCGGGCCCGGGCGGTCGACCTCGGCCCGTCCGTGCAGGCCGGTCCCGACCTCGGAGCGCCGCTCCCGGAGAGCGCTTTCGTCCAGCCGGCGCCGGACGGCCGCCTGCTGCCCGTCGGCGGCGATCCGGCGGAACTGGCCGCGCAGCGCGACACGATCCGCCTGGCGTTCGTCGCCGCGCTGCAGCACCTACCGCCCCGCCAGCGGGCGGTGCTGATCCTGCGCGACGTGTTGTGCTGCAGGGCCGACGAGGTCGCCCGACTGCTGGACACCACCGTCGCGTCCGTCACCAGCGCGCTGCAACGCGCCCGGGCGAAGCTGAGGGCCGTCTCCGCCGACCCCGGCGAGCCGTACCAGCCGATGGACCGGGCGCAGCGGCGTCTCCTCGCCCGGTACTGCGACGCCTTCGAGCGCCACGACGTCGAGGCCATGATGGCGCTGCTGCACGAGGACGCCGTCACGTCCATGCCGCCGTTCCTGTGGTGGCTGCGTGGACGGGCCGCGATCCGCCGGGCGCTGCTCGCGGCCGGGCGGCCCTGCGCGGGCGCACGCCTGGTGCCGACCACGGCCAACGGCTCGCCCGCGTTCGCGCAGTACCGGCCGACCGGGCCGGGCGGCGGGCTGGAGCCGTTCGCGCTCGTGGTCCTCTCGCTCTCGGGCGGGCTGATCGTCGAGGTGACGACCCACCTCGACGCCGACCGGCTGTTCCCGCTGTTCGGTCTGCCGGACGCCCTGGAGCCCGAGGCGACGTCCTGA
- a CDS encoding alpha/beta fold hydrolase: MADYADVNGVRMWYDERGGGEPLVLLHGGFSDSRDFDGNLGALADRFRLLLPERRGHGHTADVPGPITAEVMARDTIAFLDEVVDGSVRLAGYSAGAIVALRVAVRRPDLVDRLVLISGAFDAEGMIIRPSAEGPLPPPLVAAYAEVSPDGADHLPVVVAKIVRAVAEERGLTPADLRAVTCPVLVMTADDDIVTLEHTLELYRGLPDAQLAVVPGASHVLLHEKPGLCTGLVADFLTADPTPTWMPVRRAGGGSAEG; encoded by the coding sequence ATGGCGGACTACGCGGATGTGAACGGCGTGCGCATGTGGTACGACGAGCGGGGCGGAGGGGAGCCGCTGGTGCTGCTGCACGGCGGTTTCTCCGACAGCAGGGACTTCGACGGCAACCTCGGCGCGCTGGCCGACCGCTTCCGGCTGCTGCTGCCCGAACGCCGCGGCCACGGCCACACCGCCGACGTGCCGGGGCCGATCACGGCCGAGGTGATGGCGCGGGACACCATCGCGTTCCTGGACGAGGTCGTCGACGGGTCGGTACGGCTGGCCGGCTACAGCGCCGGCGCGATCGTGGCGCTGCGGGTGGCCGTGCGCCGCCCCGACCTGGTCGACCGGCTCGTCCTGATCAGCGGCGCCTTCGACGCGGAGGGCATGATCATCCGGCCCTCCGCCGAGGGTCCGCTGCCCCCTCCCTTGGTCGCGGCCTATGCGGAGGTGTCGCCCGACGGCGCCGATCACCTCCCGGTCGTGGTGGCCAAGATCGTGCGGGCGGTGGCCGAGGAACGCGGCCTGACGCCGGCTGATCTCCGCGCCGTGACCTGCCCGGTGCTGGTCATGACCGCCGACGACGACATCGTCACGTTGGAGCACACGCTGGAGCTGTACCGGGGTCTCCCTGACGCCCAGCTGGCCGTCGTTCCCGGCGCGTCCCATGTCCTCCTCCACGAGAAGCCCGGGCTGTGCACCGGGTTGGTCGCCGATTTCCTGACCGCCGATCCCACACCCACCTGGATGCCTGTCCGCCGTGCCGGTGGGGGCTCCGCGGAGGGCTGA
- a CDS encoding TetR/AcrR family transcriptional regulator translates to MRHIMGATRTPRERWIEEGLQALATGGPDAVRVEALAKKLGVTKGGFYGSFADRDALLKAMLETWERESTDEVIDRVEREGGDPRAKIQRAGVLTFSDDRLLPIDLAIRDWARRDEAVAERLRRVDNRRMALLRELIGTFCSDADEVEARSMLAFCVAIGEHFLAADHGDRTRAQVLARAADLLLDRPHGDHSH, encoded by the coding sequence GTGAGGCACATCATGGGCGCGACCCGCACGCCGCGCGAGAGGTGGATCGAGGAGGGGCTGCAGGCGCTGGCCACCGGCGGCCCGGACGCCGTCCGCGTCGAGGCGCTGGCCAAGAAGCTCGGCGTCACGAAAGGCGGGTTCTACGGGTCGTTCGCCGACCGCGACGCGCTGCTGAAGGCGATGCTGGAGACCTGGGAGCGGGAGAGCACCGACGAGGTGATCGACCGCGTCGAGCGCGAGGGCGGCGACCCGAGGGCCAAGATCCAGCGCGCGGGCGTGCTCACCTTCTCCGACGACCGCCTGCTGCCCATCGACCTCGCGATCCGCGACTGGGCCCGGCGCGACGAGGCGGTCGCCGAGCGCTTGCGACGGGTGGACAACCGGCGCATGGCGCTGCTGCGCGAACTGATCGGCACCTTCTGCTCCGATGCCGACGAGGTCGAGGCCCGCAGCATGCTCGCCTTCTGCGTGGCGATCGGCGAGCACTTCCTCGCCGCCGACCACGGCGACCGCACCCGGGCCCAGGTCCTTGCCCGCGCCGCCGACCTGCTGCTCGACCGCCCCCACGGAGACCACAGCCACTGA
- a CDS encoding sensor histidine kinase translates to MRPWHWTALDAVAILLLAGLAADGDGEPDLFLPLLLVTAPVLLRRKYPVPVLIWTNAITYLLVLKLDATMQPAAWMLASYSAAVRSRRAAVLTCTGTWLLAQGIVLRQDGMTPLQLVVVPLIAALPPCVLADAVRQGRGWMTAFADQQRRRADAEAEARIAAERLTIARELHDVVAHGVTLMTVQAGVARLRSAPDDPLHEVVETIEQTGRSSLAEMRRLMNLLRSDDADGLAPQPGLADLGDLVAAASAAGLRTELVIYGTPRPPAAGADLAAYRIVQEALTNAVKHATTRSATIEVTHGADGVRLRVSNPGPVAARGAGQGIPGMAERARLYGGTVSAEPTSPDGWQVEAWLPYGSEETTLTLDEARQ, encoded by the coding sequence ATGCGCCCGTGGCACTGGACCGCCCTGGACGCCGTCGCCATCCTGCTGCTGGCCGGGCTCGCCGCGGACGGTGACGGCGAGCCCGACCTGTTCCTGCCCCTGCTCCTGGTCACGGCCCCGGTCCTGCTCCGCCGCAAGTACCCGGTGCCCGTCCTGATCTGGACGAACGCCATCACCTACCTGCTCGTCCTCAAGCTGGACGCCACCATGCAGCCCGCCGCCTGGATGTTGGCCTCCTACTCGGCCGCCGTCCGGTCGAGACGCGCGGCCGTCCTCACCTGCACCGGCACCTGGCTGCTGGCCCAGGGGATCGTCCTCCGCCAGGACGGCATGACCCCGCTCCAGCTCGTCGTGGTCCCGCTGATCGCCGCGCTGCCGCCGTGCGTGCTGGCCGACGCCGTCCGCCAGGGCCGCGGGTGGATGACCGCCTTCGCCGACCAGCAGCGCCGCCGCGCCGACGCCGAAGCCGAGGCCCGGATCGCCGCGGAACGCCTGACGATCGCCCGCGAACTGCACGACGTCGTCGCCCACGGGGTGACTCTGATGACCGTCCAGGCCGGCGTCGCGCGCCTCCGCTCCGCCCCCGACGACCCGCTCCACGAGGTCGTCGAGACGATCGAGCAGACCGGCCGCTCCTCCCTCGCGGAGATGCGCCGCCTGATGAACCTCCTCCGCAGCGACGACGCCGACGGCCTCGCCCCCCAGCCCGGCCTGGCCGACCTGGGCGACCTGGTCGCCGCGGCGTCCGCGGCGGGCCTGCGCACCGAACTGGTGATCTACGGCACCCCGCGTCCGCCGGCCGCCGGCGCCGACCTGGCCGCCTACCGGATCGTCCAGGAGGCCCTGACCAACGCCGTGAAGCACGCCACCACCAGATCGGCGACCATCGAGGTCACCCACGGGGCCGACGGCGTCCGCCTGCGGGTGTCCAACCCCGGCCCGGTCGCCGCGCGCGGCGCGGGCCAGGGCATCCCCGGCATGGCGGAACGGGCCCGCCTCTACGGCGGCACGGTGAGTGCCGAGCCCACGTCCCCGGACGGCTGGCAGGTAGAGGCCTGGCTCCCCTACGGTTCCGAAGAGACCACCCTCACACTGGACGAGGCCCGTCAATGA
- a CDS encoding ABC transporter ATP-binding protein — protein MIEVTGLVKRYGRAAAVDGLTFTVRPGRVTGFLGPNGAGKSTTMRLVLGLDRAHKGRVLIDGRPLRDLDRPLTRVGALLDASGVHSGRTARNHLRVIAAANGIGERRVDACLELAGLAAVAGRRIRGFSLGMRQRLGIAAALLGDPGVLLFDEPVNGLDAEGVQWVRTLMRDLAAEGRTVFVSSHLMAEMQNTADHLIVIGRGRLLADAPIGDLVATASIELRVPEAKTGTAVGLLARAGGDVTVDGGDLLIKGVDATHAGELLLGAGIPIIHLAEHRSSLEEAYLDLTGEAVEYHALERRS, from the coding sequence ATGATCGAAGTCACTGGTCTGGTCAAGCGCTACGGCAGGGCCGCGGCCGTCGACGGGCTCACTTTCACGGTCCGTCCGGGACGCGTCACCGGGTTCCTCGGGCCGAACGGCGCGGGCAAATCCACCACTATGCGGCTCGTCCTCGGGCTCGACCGGGCGCACAAGGGCCGCGTCCTGATCGACGGGCGGCCGCTGCGCGATCTCGACCGGCCGCTCACCCGGGTCGGGGCGCTGCTGGACGCCTCAGGGGTGCATTCCGGGCGGACGGCCCGGAATCATCTGCGGGTGATCGCGGCGGCCAACGGCATCGGGGAGCGCCGGGTGGACGCCTGCCTGGAGCTGGCCGGGCTGGCCGCAGTGGCGGGCCGCCGGATCCGCGGGTTCAGCCTGGGCATGCGCCAGCGGCTCGGCATCGCCGCGGCCCTGCTCGGCGACCCCGGCGTCCTGCTGTTCGACGAACCGGTCAACGGCCTGGACGCGGAGGGCGTCCAGTGGGTCCGCACCCTGATGCGGGACCTGGCCGCCGAGGGCCGGACGGTCTTCGTCTCGTCCCACCTGATGGCCGAGATGCAGAACACCGCCGACCACCTGATCGTCATCGGCCGCGGCAGGCTCCTGGCAGACGCCCCCATCGGCGATCTGGTGGCGACGGCGTCCATCGAGCTCCGGGTCCCCGAGGCGAAGACGGGCACGGCGGTCGGGCTGCTCGCCCGAGCCGGCGGAGACGTCACCGTCGACGGCGGCGACCTGCTCATCAAGGGCGTCGACGCGACCCACGCCGGAGAACTCCTCCTCGGAGCCGGCATCCCGATCATCCACCTCGCCGAACACCGCTCCTCCCTCGAAGAGGCCTACCTGGACCTCACCGGTGAAGCGGTCGAATACCACGCTCTGGAGAGGCGGTCATGA